A genomic stretch from Aminobacter aminovorans includes:
- a CDS encoding DNA polymerase III subunit delta', which produces MMFERIAPEQHDTLDGIPEPSENPHLFGHEQAIAMLTSAYRSGKLPHALILAGPVGIGKATLAFHLANHLLRYPDYRSAPEDLADPDPRSGLFRQVATGAHPSVLHLTRPQNDKTKGFKSVVTVDEIRKVSRFLSMTSHDGAYRVVIVDPADDMNTNAANALLKNLEEPPARTLFILIVHAPGSLLPTIRSRCQTIRLTPLDDDALLAALAGTDQPAPDEPEARTALVQRAGGSVRAAILLTQYGGLEIAEALDKIVYAGRNDIAASHKLADAVAGRDSAIQFDVFNRRALDLLSDTATDAARNSDLSRANALSDAWHDAQNAISETETYNLDKKQHVLAMIDRLNAALRM; this is translated from the coding sequence CTGATGTTCGAACGCATTGCCCCCGAACAGCACGACACGCTCGACGGCATCCCCGAGCCGTCCGAAAACCCGCATCTGTTTGGCCACGAACAGGCGATCGCGATGCTGACATCAGCCTATCGCTCGGGCAAGCTGCCACACGCCCTGATCCTCGCCGGACCGGTCGGCATCGGCAAGGCAACGCTGGCCTTTCATCTCGCCAATCATTTGCTGCGTTATCCAGACTATCGCAGTGCGCCGGAAGATCTGGCTGATCCAGATCCGCGGTCGGGACTGTTCCGCCAGGTCGCCACCGGCGCGCATCCTTCCGTGTTGCATCTGACGCGCCCGCAGAACGACAAGACCAAGGGCTTCAAGTCGGTCGTGACGGTCGACGAGATCCGCAAGGTGTCGCGTTTCCTGTCCATGACCTCGCATGATGGCGCCTATCGCGTGGTCATCGTCGATCCGGCCGACGACATGAACACCAATGCCGCCAACGCGCTGCTCAAGAATCTCGAGGAGCCGCCGGCACGCACGCTGTTCATCCTGATCGTGCATGCACCCGGCAGCCTGCTACCGACGATCCGGTCGCGTTGCCAGACCATTCGACTGACCCCGCTCGACGACGACGCGCTGCTGGCGGCCCTTGCCGGCACCGATCAGCCGGCCCCTGACGAGCCCGAGGCGCGCACCGCACTGGTGCAACGGGCAGGGGGAAGCGTGCGTGCAGCAATTCTGCTCACCCAATATGGCGGCCTGGAGATTGCCGAAGCGCTGGACAAGATCGTGTACGCGGGACGCAACGACATCGCCGCTTCGCACAAGCTTGCCGATGCGGTGGCAGGCAGGGACAGCGCCATCCAGTTCGACGTCTTCAATCGCCGCGCCCTCGACCTTTTGTCCGATACGGCGACAGACGCGGCGCGCAACTCCGATCTTTCGCGGGCGAACGCCTTGTCCGATGCTTGGCACGACGCGCAAAACGC